In the genome of Arachis stenosperma cultivar V10309 chromosome 6, arast.V10309.gnm1.PFL2, whole genome shotgun sequence, the window AGTGGAAGAATCAGAAAACTGCTGCTAGAAGCAAAAGATTCAAAGGTTTCACGCATAAGTCTCCAAAATGTGCCTGGTGGTATAGATGCATTTGAGCTAGCAGCTAAATTCTGCTATGGAATAAATGTTGAATTCACTCTCTCAAATGTTGCCAAGCTACGTTGCATAGCGCATTTTCTAGAAATGACTGAAGAATTTGCTGAGAAGAACTTGGAGACTAGAGCTGAATCATATCTAAAAGAGTCAGTGCTACCAAGCATACAAAACAGCATAAGTGTTCTTCACCATTGTGAGACTCTTCTCCCAATTTCAGAAGAAATTAACCTTGTTAGCAGGTTAATCAATTCAGTTGCAAACAATGCATGCAAACAACAACTTACCTCTGGATTGCTAAAACTTGATCATACCTTAAATTCTAAGACAATCTCAAACATGGAACCAGAAACTCCCTCAGATTGGTGGGGGAAATCTTTCAATGTTCTTGGCCTTGATTTTTTCCAAAGAGTAATTTCTGTGTTGAAATCAAAGGGACTAAAACAAGATATGATCAGTAAGATTTTGATAAACTATGCACATAGTTCACTACAGGGGATTGCTCTTATTAGGGATCCTCAAGTTGTTAAAGGGAGTTTACTTGACTTGGAAGTAAAGAAAAAACAAAGGGTGGTTGTTGAAGCCATAGTTGGATTACTCCCTAATCAATCAAGGAAGAGCCAGGTTCCAATGGCATTCTTATCATTCCTGTTGAAGGCTGCTATCGCGGCTGGGGCCCCAACTTCTTGCAGGTGTGATTTGGAGAGGCGAATCGGCCTACAACTCGACCAGGCAATCCTAGAAGACATACTAATTCCGGCTAACTCACTTCAGAACACACACAGCACAATATATGACACAGATTCAATCTTGAGGATTTTCTCAATTTTCCTTAACCTTGATGAGGAGgacgatgatgatgataatgatggtGGCTGCTTCAGAGATGAAAGCCAAATGGTGTACGACTTCGACAGCCCCGGATCGCCAAAACAAAGCTCAATCCTCAAGGTATCTAAACTGATGGACAACTATCTTGCTGAAGTAGCATTAGACTCAAACTTGTTGCCATCAAAATTCACAGCAC includes:
- the LOC130932907 gene encoding BTB/POZ domain-containing protein At1g03010-like isoform X2 codes for the protein MVIWFWPISEVSSDLTIEVGDSSFPLHKFPLVSRSGRIRKLLLEAKDSKVSRISLQNVPGGIDAFELAAKFCYGINVEFTLSNVAKLRCIAHFLEMTEEFAEKNLETRAESYLKESVLPSIQNSISVLHHCETLLPISEEINLVSRLINSVANNACKQQLTSGLLKLDHTLNSKTISNMEPETPSDWWGKSFNVLGLDFFQRVISVLKSKGLKQDMISKILINYAHSSLQGIALIRDPQVVKGSLLDLEVKKKQRVVVEAIVGLLPNQSRKSQVPMAFLSFLLKAAIAAGAPTSCRCDLERRIGLQLDQAILEDILIPANSLQNTHSTIYDTDSILRIFSIFLNLDEEDDDDDNDGGCFRDESQMVYDFDSPGSPKQSSILKVSKLMDNYLAEVALDSNLLPSKFTALAELLPDHARIVSDGLYRAVDIFLKVHPNIKDSERYRLCKSIDCQKLSQEACSHAAQNERLPVQMAVQVLYFEQMRLRNAMNGGGHHHSNSFLFGGHFPQRTGSGAGSGAMSPRDNYASVRRENRELKLEVARMRMRLTDLEKDHVSMKQELVKSQYPANKLFKSFTKKLSKLNSLFRLSTSTFKQSSFGASNNNAKGIAHSETHRFPFPKRRRHSVS
- the LOC130932907 gene encoding BTB/POZ domain-containing protein At1g03010-like isoform X3 — its product is MPISEVSSDLTIEVGDSSFPLHKFPLVSRSGRIRKLLLEAKDSKVSRISLQNVPGGIDAFELAAKFCYGINVEFTLSNVAKLRCIAHFLEMTEEFAEKNLETRAESYLKESVLPSIQNSISVLHHCETLLPISEEINLVSRLINSVANNACKQQLTSGLLKLDHTLNSKTISNMEPETPSDWWGKSFNVLGLDFFQRVISVLKSKGLKQDMISKILINYAHSSLQGIALIRDPQVVKGSLLDLEVKKKQRVVVEAIVGLLPNQSRKSQVPMAFLSFLLKAAIAAGAPTSCRCDLERRIGLQLDQAILEDILIPANSLQNTHSTIYDTDSILRIFSIFLNLDEEDDDDDNDGGCFRDESQMVYDFDSPGSPKQSSILKVSKLMDNYLAEVALDSNLLPSKFTALAELLPDHARIVSDGLYRAVDIFLKVHPNIKDSERYRLCKSIDCQKLSQEACSHAAQNERLPVQMAVQVLYFEQMRLRNAMNGGGHHHSNSFLFGGHFPQRTGSGAGSGAMSPRDNYASVRRENRELKLEVARMRMRLTDLEKDHVSMKQELVKSQYPANKLFKSFTKKLSKLNSLFRLSTSTFKQSSFGASNNNAKGIAHSETHRFPFPKRRRHSVS
- the LOC130932907 gene encoding BTB/POZ domain-containing protein At1g03010-like isoform X1 → MELVGDQTTWLAWLHVIFTSSLVTTTFYYRQSEVVLNKRRIMVIAYSPIHMQSDNSLVGLVLLQCYYQNTHKSNLLEMGVVTVGELKPSISQGKRTFRPSSSIRHANEWPISEVSSDLTIEVGDSSFPLHKFPLVSRSGRIRKLLLEAKDSKVSRISLQNVPGGIDAFELAAKFCYGINVEFTLSNVAKLRCIAHFLEMTEEFAEKNLETRAESYLKESVLPSIQNSISVLHHCETLLPISEEINLVSRLINSVANNACKQQLTSGLLKLDHTLNSKTISNMEPETPSDWWGKSFNVLGLDFFQRVISVLKSKGLKQDMISKILINYAHSSLQGIALIRDPQVVKGSLLDLEVKKKQRVVVEAIVGLLPNQSRKSQVPMAFLSFLLKAAIAAGAPTSCRCDLERRIGLQLDQAILEDILIPANSLQNTHSTIYDTDSILRIFSIFLNLDEEDDDDDNDGGCFRDESQMVYDFDSPGSPKQSSILKVSKLMDNYLAEVALDSNLLPSKFTALAELLPDHARIVSDGLYRAVDIFLKVHPNIKDSERYRLCKSIDCQKLSQEACSHAAQNERLPVQMAVQVLYFEQMRLRNAMNGGGHHHSNSFLFGGHFPQRTGSGAGSGAMSPRDNYASVRRENRELKLEVARMRMRLTDLEKDHVSMKQELVKSQYPANKLFKSFTKKLSKLNSLFRLSTSTFKQSSFGASNNNAKGIAHSETHRFPFPKRRRHSVS